Proteins from a single region of Runella sp. SP2:
- a CDS encoding NAD(P)H-binding protein has translation MKKVLIIGASGSLAEIVIEALKPMTDVSLTLFVRNKSRLSRAIADNCILLEGDAMHYDSIKKVISGQDIVYVNLAGNLEAMGKNIVKAMHETGVKRIIAISSIGIYEIPLKSVLIPYRKLADVIEASDLDYTILRPDWFTNANEIDYAITHKGEPEIGSAISRKSIASFIATVIKNPELHTKANLGISKI, from the coding sequence ATGAAAAAAGTATTGATAATCGGAGCAAGCGGGAGTCTGGCTGAAATTGTAATTGAAGCTTTGAAGCCCATGACAGACGTATCGCTTACGTTGTTTGTCAGAAACAAAAGTCGCCTTTCAAGAGCGATTGCAGACAATTGCATCCTCTTGGAAGGAGATGCTATGCACTATGACAGCATTAAAAAGGTAATTTCTGGGCAAGATATTGTGTACGTAAATCTTGCAGGCAATTTGGAAGCTATGGGAAAAAACATCGTGAAAGCCATGCACGAAACAGGAGTGAAAAGAATCATTGCCATCAGTTCCATTGGCATTTATGAAATTCCCTTAAAATCTGTTTTGATTCCTTATCGAAAATTAGCCGATGTGATTGAAGCTTCCGATTTGGACTATACGATTTTACGACCCGATTGGTTTACCAATGCCAACGAGATAGATTATGCCATCACCCACAAAGGTGAGCCAGAAATCGGGTCTGCCATTTCAAGAAAAAGCATTGCCTCTTTTATCGCAACCGTAATTAAAAATCCTGAACTGCACACTAAAGCTAACTTGGGTATCAGTAAAATTTAA
- a CDS encoding aldo/keto reductase encodes MENQNRRNFLKFGAILGGSALASTGYANSTESTQKVFNSPVKRRSLGTGKFKMEVSALGLGCMGMTYHRSFRPDRKVAIALIRKAAELGVTLFDTAEVYGPFNNEELVGEALASIRKDVSISTKFGFNIENGQMAGLNSKPAHIREVVEQSLKRLRTDYIDLLYQHRVDPNIPIEDVAGTVKELIKEGKVLRFGLSEANAQTIRKAHAVQPLTALQSEYSLMWKAPEGEILSTCEELGIGFVPYSPLCRGFITGFINEHTKFDSNNDNRTTMPRFRPDAISANWVLIETLADFANPRGLTVAQVALAWLLAQKPWMVPIPGTTKLAHLQENLSATDYQFDASELKELTEKVAKLNIVGVRYTGASAQQVNR; translated from the coding sequence ATGGAAAATCAAAACAGAAGGAATTTCTTGAAATTTGGAGCCATTTTAGGAGGTTCAGCTTTAGCATCAACTGGGTACGCCAACTCAACAGAAAGTACTCAAAAGGTATTTAATTCGCCGGTTAAGCGTAGAAGCTTGGGTACGGGCAAGTTTAAAATGGAGGTTTCGGCACTTGGTTTAGGTTGTATGGGTATGACTTACCATCGTAGTTTTAGACCTGACCGCAAAGTGGCTATTGCGCTTATCAGAAAAGCCGCTGAACTGGGAGTAACCTTGTTTGATACGGCGGAAGTTTATGGGCCTTTCAACAATGAAGAACTGGTAGGGGAAGCATTAGCTTCCATAAGAAAAGACGTATCGATAAGCACTAAATTCGGCTTTAATATTGAAAATGGGCAAATGGCGGGCTTAAACAGTAAACCCGCACACATCAGAGAGGTAGTAGAGCAATCCTTAAAAAGACTACGCACCGATTATATTGACTTGCTCTACCAACATCGAGTTGACCCCAATATTCCAATTGAAGATGTGGCTGGAACGGTGAAAGAATTGATAAAAGAAGGAAAGGTATTGCGGTTTGGACTTAGCGAAGCCAATGCGCAAACTATCCGAAAAGCTCATGCTGTTCAGCCACTCACGGCTCTTCAAAGTGAGTATTCTTTGATGTGGAAAGCCCCTGAAGGTGAAATTTTAAGTACTTGTGAAGAACTTGGAATCGGTTTTGTTCCGTATAGTCCGTTGTGTAGGGGTTTTATTACGGGTTTTATTAACGAGCATACAAAATTTGATTCGAATAACGACAACCGAACCACCATGCCTCGATTTAGGCCCGATGCCATCAGTGCCAACTGGGTTTTGATTGAAACTTTGGCCGATTTCGCTAACCCAAGAGGATTGACCGTGGCTCAGGTGGCTTTGGCTTGGCTACTCGCTCAGAAGCCTTGGATGGTTCCGATTCCTGGCACTACCAAATTAGCTCACTTGCAGGAAAACTTGTCGGCTACTGATTATCAATTTGATGCGAGTGAACTTAAAGAACTTACCGAGAAGGTTGCAAAGCTGAACATCGTAGGCGTACGCTACACAGGAGCGTCTGCTCAACAAGTGAATCGGTAG